The window CACAGTACGAAGAAGTGGACCCCACCGTGACGAAGCGAGAAGGGCGGTCCGCGCCATGCGCTCCATCTTTGAACTCGCCGCCCAAGCCTGACGCGCCGACGGACTCACGCCGACTCCGCTACCCAACGCCCCAGGTCAGACCACTGAAACTGCCGGTCTGAAAAACCGGAGGTCGACGGATCGACGCCGTCCCCGACCACCATCGAACTAGCTGCGTGATCGCGCGAATAGCCTTGTGGCAGTTGGGTTCCTGGGCAGTTCACCGATCTCCCATGGTGCGCCGTCCAGGAGCCGAACGGAGCCCAGGTTCGTCGAGCCACGGATGAATCCTGGGCTAGTGCTGCGGATGGAAGCCTCCGACATCAGCGAGTGGGACTTGAGGCCGATTCTCCCGCCAAGCAGACATTCGCCCGAAGAACGGCATTCCTCGTAAACGTACCTGGCTGCGACTGCTTGCATATTGCAGCCAGCCGGAAGGAGCAAACGGTGTCAGAGGTCGTGTGTGACATCTCGGTCTCGGCCGACGGCTATGCCGCCGGGCCGGGACAGACTCTCGAACAGCCGTTCGGCACCATCGAGCACAACCGTCTCCACGATTGGATGTTCGAGACCCCGAGCGAGAATCGATCCGAGGTGAGGGCGATCACGGATGCAGGCGCGTTCATCATGGGCCGCAACATGTTCGGTCCCGACCGCGGCGAGTGGGACCTCGACTGGAAGGGATGGTGGGGCGACGAGCCGCCCTATCACGCACCGGTGTTCGTCCTCGCCCACCGTCAGCGGGGCGATCTCCCCATGGAGGGCGGAACCACCTTCCATTTCGTCACCGACGGCATCCACGCCGCCCTGGAGCAGGCTCGCTCGGCTGCCGGCGAGCGCAACGTTGCCATCGCCGGAGGCGCCAGCACCGTCAATCAGTTCTTGGCCGCAAGCCTCATCGACGAGCTGCGGGTGCACGTCACCCCCTCGATCATCGGCGATGGTTCGCGGTTGTTCGACGGAGTCCCGCCGATGACGTTCCAGCAGGTGTCGGCCCGTGGCGCCACCGCCGTCACCCACATCGTCTACCG is drawn from Acidimicrobiia bacterium and contains these coding sequences:
- a CDS encoding dihydrofolate reductase family protein, which codes for MSEVVCDISVSADGYAAGPGQTLEQPFGTIEHNRLHDWMFETPSENRSEVRAITDAGAFIMGRNMFGPDRGEWDLDWKGWWGDEPPYHAPVFVLAHRQRGDLPMEGGTTFHFVTDGIHAALEQARSAAGERNVAIAGGASTVNQFLAASLIDELRVHVTPSIIGDGSRLFDGVPPMTFQQVSARGATAVTHIVYR